The stretch of DNA CGGCCCAAATCTAATCGAAAAACTCGGCATCAAGCGGTCCGCCGAAATCAGTTCATTTGCCAACGACGCTGGCGCGAACGCCCACACGGTCATCTATCTCATCCGCGAGGAGTCCGAGATCGTAGCAGCGTTCGCCCTCGCAGACGTAATTCGCGAAGAGAGTCGGCAGGCCATCGAGGCGCTGCACGGAATGGGCATCGAGGTGGCGATGCTGACCGGTGACTCCGAAGCCGTCGCGAAAGCGGTTGCCGAGGAACTCGGCATCGACCAGTACTTCGCGGAAGTGCTGCCCGAGGAGAAAGACACGAAAGTAGCCCAACTCCAAGCCGAGGGGAAGCTGGTTGCGATGGTCGGCGACGGCGTCAACGACGCGCCCGCGCTTACGCGAGCCGACGTTGGCATCGCCATCGGGTCGGGAACCGACGTCGCCATCGAATCGGGCGATATCATCCTCGTCGACAACAATCCGATGGACGTAGTGCGCCTCATTCGACTGTCGAAGGCGAGCTACCGGAAGATGCAAGAGAATCTCGTGTGGGCAACCGGCTACAACGTGTTCGCGCTCCCGCTCGCTGCCGGGATTCTTGCCCCCATTGGGATTTTACTGTCGCCAGCCATCGGCGCGGTGTTCATGTCGCTCTCGACCATCATCGTCGCCATCAACGCCCGGCGACTCAAGGGGGTCGACCTCACGGCATGACACTCAGTGCAGTTTCAGTCGGTGGACACACAATCGATGCAGGGGAAAAGCGAACATTTCGCTTTGCGTGTAGTGAGACGTATCACGGCGACACGCTCGAACTTCCGGTGACGGTGATCAATGGCGAGTCCGAGGGCCCACGCGTCTTCCTGACCGCAGCCGTCCACGGCGACGAACTCAACGGTGTGAAAATCATCCAAGAAGTCGCAGACCGGTACGAGCCGGCAGACATTCACGGGGCGCTTGTCTGTCTCCACGTACTGAACGTCCCCGGCTTTCTCGCCCAGCAGCGCTACATCCCCATCTACGACGAAGACCTCAATCGCTCGTTCCCCGGTAACGCCCGAGGGACGATGGCAAAGCGGCTCGCAAATACGATTTACGAGGAGTTCATCTCGACGTGCGATCTCGGGCTTGACTTCCACACCTCGACGCGCAACCGCACGACGATGTACCACGTCCGTGCAGACATGCATGACCCGGCCGTCGAACGTCTTGCCCGGGCGTTCGGCACGAGTATAATTCTCGACGGCAAAGGGTCTCGTGGGACGCTCCGACGCGTGGCCTGCAATGCCGGAATCCCGACGGTCACCGTCGAGATGGGGCGCTCACACCGTTTCCAAACGGCGCATCTCGACCGGGCACTCCACTGCATCGCGAGCGTCCTCGCCGAATACGAGGTCTTACCGGACAGACCTGTCTCCTGGCCCGGTTGGACCCGCGTGGTCGCCCGAAATAGTGAGAAAACGTGGCTCCGCGCCGAAACCGGCGGCCTCGTCGAGATGGAGTGGGGGCCACACCCACTCGTCGAGAAGGGTGCGCCACTATTTTCAATCTCTGATCACTTCAAGCAGAGCGTCGAGACGATTCGTGCGCCATCGACCGGGCTCGTCGTTGGCGTCCTCGAAAATGCGGTCGCGTACCCGGGCCACCCGCTGTGTCACTTCGTGAGCGTCGACGAGAAAACCGCCGACATCATCCGCGACGATATCGAACGAGGCGTGTTCGACATCTACCGAGAAGGCGGCTTCCAGTGGCCTGAACCTCGATGGTACGCAGAATACGGCCACAAATAGCGTCCCAACTACGGTGTTGAATCCGATGGGACAACGTACCCGTTCGACCACCACCGTGCGACTACAATTGCTGCTGAAGTCCGTACGAAACGCACCGCCGAAATGTGGATTCAGGGTGCGCGAGACACGCTCACCGAGTCTCTGTGATGGTCAGATAGCCCAACACTGCGATGAGTGTGACTTGCGCCACTTTGTCGAGGAGGCCAAAGTTCTGGAGGTGTGGCATCCCTTCGAGAATCCAGAGTGGGATCTGAAGTGCGGTAAATACGATTCCTGCGAGATAGAGAGCGCGGCGATTGACTCCTGCAAAGAACAGGCCAATCCCCCCGAGAAAGCCCACTCCCGCGAGGAGCATCACTAGGGTCCCGTGTTCGAGGAATAAGTACAGGTGGACGGCCGCACTGAAGACTGCGAGAAGCGCCCCAGCGTGATGTGCTCGAGAGATGTTAGTTGCAGCATGCGCGTCCATCCGTCGGTATGCAGGGACGGTGACCACAGAGCCAAGGAGGAACAACCCCCCGACCAGTGCATACCAGCTACCCATTATCCCGCTCGAGTCGTGACCGTCCTCGCCAGCGTGACTCGCCGTTTCAGTGTGGTCGTCGCCATGTCCATCACCGTCTGCAAGGGCGACTCCCGATGGAACAACCAAGAGTGCGATACACAGGACGAGGAGGATTCGTCCGATTCGGCTCCAATTCAGTGCCATATCCCACCCCAAACGGGGCTATCTATTAGTTCAAAGAGGGGATTTTCAGCGGATGCAAAAACCCAGTCAATAATCAACCCGGACCGCAGCCGCGAGGTTGCTAAGACCGTTGCTCAGTCATGCTAGATGGGCAGTTCACGGGTCGATTTGACGAGGTGCAATCACTGGACAGTACAACCCACAGGTCGCATCTCGAGGTACGCGACTTTTGCCATCCGCTCCACACTGAAAGCCGAGGTCCTAGCCGTGACGCTCCCATAATAGTAATGGCGTGCATGGCACAACAGTGAACCCAATGAGTCGAACAGGCACGTCCGACCAACAATTACTCGCCTTACTCGGGGATCGTGCTGTTCAGCGAATTCTCACCGCGACAGACAAACACCCGATGTCAGCGAGTATGCTCGAACAATCCTGCGATGCGTCGCTCACGACGATTTACCGGCGCATCGAAGAGCTTCGAGAGTTCGAACTGGTTCGCGAACGGGTGAACGTCCACCCAAACGGGAATCACTACAAAACGTACGAAGCAAACCTCGAGCATCTTGGTGTCCACCTCACCGATGGAAAACTGGATGTAGAAGTCAAACACCGAGACGATGGGCCCGACAGATTTCGTGGCATTTGGGACGCCATGCAAGGAGGGCGAGACTGATGCACATTGGCCTCGTCGTCGCCAAACTCCTTGTTGTGCTCATCGGCGTCCTCATTGCGCTCCAGGGATATCGTGCGTATCTCCGAGAAACTAACGCACGGATGCTCTTTGTTGCCGTTGGCTTCCTCCTCTTGAGCGTCGGGTCGGTGCTCGAAGGCATCTTCTACGATGTGCTCCACTTCTCGGTGTTTCTCGCTGGGATGATTCAAACGCTGTTCGTCGCACTCGGAATGGCACTCATTCTGTATTCGCTCTACATGACGACAGACGCAACCGATACTACAGCGCAAAAACCGGATACGCCCCACGAATCAACCTGAATCGACCGCTCAGAAGCGATAGCCAGTCTGGTTTACCACGAGCCACAATTCGACCGAAATGGAGTTTACACCACGGCTCTCGCTCCGCGTGCACCCTCGTCTGACAAATAGTTAAATAGTCTGGACGTTGACCTTCGGGCAATGGGCAACAAGAACAAAACCATCTCGTTTCGCGTCAACGAAGACGCCTTCGAGACGCTTCGGGAGATAGCCGAAGAGCGCGATATCTCGTTGTCTGCGGTGTTTCGCGACTACGTCCAGACGCTCGTCGCCCACGATGGGCAAGTGCGCGTCGTCCCCGAACACGAACTCGTAGACAAGACCTCAGACAAAACGACGTTCCCGCCACGCGTCGAAGTGCCAAAGAGCCTCATCCACGACCACGAACGCCTCGAACTCGAGAACAAACACCTGCGCGACCAGCTCGACGACTACAAGCAGTACATCACGCAGCTCCACCAGAAAATCGACGAACTCAACCAAGAAGACGATGAGGAAGTCATCCTCCTCGACGACTTAGACGACGACTTAGACCACGACCACGGCGAAACGTTCCGCCTCAGCTAACGCGACAAGTCACGCTTTGCCTGACTGAGTTTTGTTTCCATCTCTCGATTGTTCTCAACCCCTGCGAGTTCTTCGGCCGCTTCGAGGGTGCGAACTGAGTCATCCAGAAACGAGAGAATGTCACCCGCATAGGCGTAGAGCATGTAATCGTCTCCCATCACGTCCACAATCGAATCCGGGCCAAGCCCCTGCGCCCGCAGTTCGAGTAAATACGAGATGAACTTGCGTTCGGGATGGCCACAGTACGGATTCGTCTCACAGCCACAATCCAGGAAGTCTTCGGCGAAGTCGAGGACGCGCTCCTGGGTCGCATCATCGAGTTTCATCAGCCCCTCGCCCTGGAAGAGAATGTCGAGGGTCGCCCCGCTAAACGCGCTCTTTGGGATGTTCGTTCCCAGTTGGGAGGCAATCTGGCGGTGGTTCTTCAGATAGATTTTGTCCGTGATGGCCACGCGTAGTCGGCCGTAGGCGGTTCG from Haladaptatus sp. ZSTT2 encodes:
- a CDS encoding ribbon-helix-helix protein, CopG family, producing MGNKNKTISFRVNEDAFETLREIAEERDISLSAVFRDYVQTLVAHDGQVRVVPEHELVDKTSDKTTFPPRVEVPKSLIHDHERLELENKHLRDQLDDYKQYITQLHQKIDELNQEDDEEVILLDDLDDDLDHDHGETFRLS
- a CDS encoding succinylglutamate desuccinylase/aspartoacylase family protein, with translation MTLSAVSVGGHTIDAGEKRTFRFACSETYHGDTLELPVTVINGESEGPRVFLTAAVHGDELNGVKIIQEVADRYEPADIHGALVCLHVLNVPGFLAQQRYIPIYDEDLNRSFPGNARGTMAKRLANTIYEEFISTCDLGLDFHTSTRNRTTMYHVRADMHDPAVERLARAFGTSIILDGKGSRGTLRRVACNAGIPTVTVEMGRSHRFQTAHLDRALHCIASVLAEYEVLPDRPVSWPGWTRVVARNSEKTWLRAETGGLVEMEWGPHPLVEKGAPLFSISDHFKQSVETIRAPSTGLVVGVLENAVAYPGHPLCHFVSVDEKTADIIRDDIERGVFDIYREGGFQWPEPRWYAEYGHK
- a CDS encoding ArsR family transcriptional regulator, whose amino-acid sequence is MLEQSCDASLTTIYRRIEELREFELVRERVNVHPNGNHYKTYEANLEHLGVHLTDGKLDVEVKHRDDGPDRFRGIWDAMQGGRD
- a CDS encoding DUF7521 family protein; translated protein: MHIGLVVAKLLVVLIGVLIALQGYRAYLRETNARMLFVAVGFLLLSVGSVLEGIFYDVLHFSVFLAGMIQTLFVALGMALILYSLYMTTDATDTTAQKPDTPHEST
- a CDS encoding DUF5814 domain-containing protein translates to MAITDKIYLKNHRQIASQLGTNIPKSAFSGATLDILFQGEGLMKLDDATQERVLDFAEDFLDCGCETNPYCGHPERKFISYLLELRAQGLGPDSIVDVMGDDYMLYAYAGDILSFLDDSVRTLEAAEELAGVENNREMETKLSQAKRDLSR